The Pyrus communis chromosome 2, drPyrComm1.1, whole genome shotgun sequence genome includes a window with the following:
- the LOC137726415 gene encoding carboxyl-terminal-processing peptidase 2, chloroplastic-like: MFYLQSNMAIKKMLDTLEDPFTRFLELEKFITLRPGTQGAFTGVGLSTGYPTKLDGSAAGFVVISASPGGQANRAGMLSGDVILAIDDTSTETMGIYDAAELLQ; this comes from the exons ATGTTCTATTTGCAATCAAATATGGCAATTAAGAAGATGCTTGACACATTGGAGGATCCTTTCACTCGGTTTCTGGAGCTTGAAAAGTTCATTACTCTACGG CCTGGAACTCAAGGTGCTTTTACAGGCGTAGGGCTGTCAACTGGCTACCCTACAAAACTTGATGGATCAGCTGCTGGTTTTGTTGTTATTTCAGCTTCCCCAGGAGGTCAAGCAAACAGAGCTGGCATGTTGTCTGGGGATGTTATTCTGGCTATTGATGATACAAGTACAGAAACAATGGGCATATATGATGCTGCAGAGCTGCTACA GTGA